A genomic region of Micromonospora sp. NBC_01796 contains the following coding sequences:
- a CDS encoding S1 family peptidase — protein sequence MSRRLAVPVAILLTTALITAAATPAGAAPTVTGAQPGAAAVDPRPDPAEVVAALRRDLGLTPDRAAARLAVATAAAATERDLRATLGAAFGGVWLDGHGNPVVAVTDPAAVHTARRTGTRVRLVPHAETTLAATAALLDRAAGHAPGAVSGWYVDVVGNAVVVRTAPGGAAAANAFVSEAGASPGVVRVVEGTERPRTLADVRGGDPFLTSQSMRCSVGFTVRGGFLTAGHCGRTGDSAYAPNGQVMGVFASSSFPGNDYAWVRLNPGWTPRGEIRTGRSTAAPIRGSVEAPIGAPVCRYGSTTGWRCGVVQGRNQTLNFASGEVISGLTRTTVCAEAGDSAGPFVSGDQAQGMLVAGTGNCTAGGTTYFQPVNEPLAALGLTLLTSP from the coding sequence ATGTCGCGCAGACTTGCCGTCCCGGTCGCGATCCTGCTGACGACCGCGCTCATCACCGCAGCAGCCACCCCGGCCGGCGCCGCGCCGACCGTCACCGGCGCACAGCCGGGCGCCGCGGCGGTGGACCCGCGTCCGGACCCCGCGGAGGTCGTCGCCGCGTTGCGGCGCGACCTCGGACTCACCCCCGACCGGGCCGCGGCCCGACTGGCCGTCGCGACCGCCGCCGCCGCGACGGAGCGGGACCTGCGCGCGACCCTCGGCGCCGCGTTCGGCGGCGTCTGGCTCGACGGGCACGGAAACCCGGTGGTCGCGGTGACCGACCCGGCCGCGGTGCACACCGCCCGACGCACCGGTACGCGGGTGCGTCTGGTGCCGCACGCCGAGACCACCCTCGCCGCGACAGCGGCCCTACTCGACCGCGCGGCCGGTCACGCGCCCGGTGCGGTCTCGGGCTGGTACGTCGACGTCGTGGGCAACGCCGTCGTCGTACGGACCGCACCGGGCGGGGCTGCCGCTGCCAACGCGTTCGTCAGCGAGGCCGGTGCGTCGCCCGGTGTCGTCCGGGTCGTCGAGGGCACCGAGCGGCCCCGCACCCTGGCGGACGTACGCGGCGGTGACCCCTTCCTGACGTCGCAGAGCATGCGCTGCTCGGTCGGCTTCACCGTACGGGGCGGGTTCCTCACCGCCGGGCACTGCGGCCGGACCGGTGATTCCGCGTACGCGCCGAACGGGCAGGTGATGGGGGTGTTCGCGAGTTCGTCGTTCCCGGGCAACGACTACGCCTGGGTACGCCTGAACCCTGGCTGGACGCCGCGCGGCGAGATCCGGACCGGCCGGTCGACGGCGGCACCGATCCGGGGTTCGGTGGAGGCACCGATCGGCGCACCGGTCTGCCGGTACGGCTCCACCACCGGCTGGCGGTGCGGTGTGGTCCAGGGCCGCAACCAGACGCTGAACTTCGCCTCGGGTGAGGTCATCTCCGGCCTGACCCGGACGACCGTATGCGCCGAGGCGGGCGATTCCGCCGGCCCGTTCGTCTCCGGCGACCAGGCACAGGGCATGCTCGTCGCCGGTACGGGCAACTGCACCGCCGGCGGCACCACGTACTTCCAGCCG
- a CDS encoding magnesium transporter CorA family protein: MSVRSRLYRDGELIAENFPATEVAGRLNDTERSFAWLDLCGPTAQQIALLTEEFGMHPLAVEDAVQQAQRAKLDRYDSHLFLNTYMAELHPDGSLNTAEVAAFINQRVLITVRYDERFDISQLLIRWDENIEMAKYGVSFLIYGLVDALVDGHFEAVQQLDQSLVELQNTMFRPHPESYAQLQERTFLARRNLVRLRQVALPMREVVNSMMRPTMHLVSAPMLPYFQDVYDHVLRVVEWTESLRDLNNAMLETNLMLQNNTMNQIVKQVTSWAAIIAVPTAITGFFGQNVAFPWEHTLTEFIVSTIVTIGIAVGLFIEFKRRQWI, translated from the coding sequence ATGAGCGTACGCAGCCGGCTCTACCGAGACGGCGAGCTGATCGCGGAGAACTTCCCCGCGACCGAGGTCGCCGGCCGGCTCAACGACACCGAACGGTCCTTCGCCTGGCTGGACCTGTGCGGCCCGACGGCGCAGCAGATCGCCCTGCTGACCGAGGAGTTCGGGATGCATCCGCTCGCCGTCGAGGACGCGGTCCAGCAGGCGCAGCGGGCCAAGCTGGACCGGTACGACTCGCACCTGTTCCTGAACACGTACATGGCCGAGTTGCATCCGGACGGGTCGTTGAACACGGCCGAGGTGGCCGCGTTCATCAACCAGCGGGTGCTGATCACGGTCCGCTACGACGAGCGGTTCGACATCAGCCAGTTGCTGATCCGCTGGGACGAGAACATCGAGATGGCGAAGTACGGCGTGTCCTTCCTGATCTACGGCCTGGTGGACGCGCTGGTGGACGGTCACTTCGAGGCGGTCCAGCAGCTCGACCAGTCCCTGGTGGAGCTGCAGAACACGATGTTCCGCCCGCACCCCGAGTCGTACGCCCAGTTGCAGGAGAGGACCTTCCTGGCCCGTCGCAACCTGGTCCGGCTGCGCCAGGTGGCACTGCCGATGCGGGAGGTGGTCAACTCGATGATGCGCCCGACCATGCACCTGGTCAGCGCGCCGATGCTGCCGTACTTCCAGGACGTCTACGACCATGTGCTGCGGGTGGTCGAGTGGACCGAGTCGCTGCGGGACCTGAACAACGCCATGCTCGAGACGAACCTGATGCTGCAGAACAACACGATGAACCAGATCGTCAAGCAGGTGACGAGCTGGGCCGCGATCATCGCGGTGCCGACCGCGATCACCGGGTTCTTCGGGCAGAACGTGGCGTTTCCGTGGGAGCACACGCTGACCGAGTTCATTGTGTCGACCATCGTGACCATCGGGATCGCGGTCGGGCTGTTCATCGAGTTCAAGCGCCGGCAGTGGATCTGA
- a CDS encoding molybdopterin-dependent oxidoreductase produces MPRESDFTAPAHDVRVAARLGLALGVTFGLCFATGLLSHIGQHGSWWPTRPVDFYRITQGVHVLSGIVAVPLLLAKLWSVYPRLFARPVIRSLPHALERVALLVLLAAAFFQLATGLFNSAQSYPWPFQFVPTHYAVAWVAIGAIGIHIATKLPLIHDGLSRPVGPTQPGRSGMSRRGFLTTTGLAAVAALVATAGATVPWLYRVSPLSWRAAKGPQGVPINRTANAARVSRVGADWRLTVRWPGGSRALDRVELANLPQHTARLPIACVEGWSASATWTGVTIVDLLGAVGAPTGRVEVESLERSGPYRTSVLLPDHVRDPLTLLALRINGEELTLDHGYPCRIIAPTRPGVLQTKWVTALRVRP; encoded by the coding sequence GTGCCACGCGAGTCGGACTTCACCGCCCCCGCACACGACGTACGGGTCGCCGCCCGCCTGGGGCTGGCCCTCGGTGTGACGTTCGGGCTCTGTTTCGCCACGGGTCTGCTCTCCCACATCGGCCAGCACGGGTCGTGGTGGCCGACCCGACCGGTCGACTTCTACCGGATCACGCAGGGCGTGCACGTGCTCTCCGGGATCGTCGCGGTGCCCCTCCTGTTGGCCAAGCTGTGGAGCGTCTACCCCCGGCTGTTCGCCCGGCCGGTGATCCGGTCGCTTCCGCACGCGCTGGAACGCGTGGCGCTGCTCGTACTGCTCGCCGCCGCGTTCTTCCAACTCGCCACCGGCCTGTTCAACAGCGCCCAGTCGTACCCGTGGCCGTTCCAGTTCGTACCCACCCACTACGCGGTGGCGTGGGTGGCGATCGGCGCGATCGGCATCCACATCGCCACCAAGCTGCCGCTGATCCACGACGGGCTGAGCCGGCCGGTCGGACCGACGCAACCGGGCCGGTCCGGGATGAGCCGGCGTGGTTTCCTCACCACCACCGGGCTCGCCGCCGTGGCGGCCCTGGTGGCCACCGCGGGCGCGACGGTGCCGTGGCTCTACCGGGTCTCCCCGCTGAGCTGGCGGGCGGCGAAGGGGCCACAGGGTGTGCCGATCAACCGGACCGCGAACGCCGCGCGGGTGAGCCGGGTCGGCGCGGACTGGCGGTTGACGGTCCGCTGGCCGGGCGGGTCACGGGCCCTGGACCGGGTCGAACTCGCCAACCTGCCGCAACACACCGCCCGGCTCCCGATCGCCTGCGTCGAGGGCTGGAGCGCCAGCGCGACCTGGACCGGGGTGACGATCGTCGACCTGCTCGGCGCGGTAGGCGCCCCGACCGGACGGGTCGAGGTCGAGTCCCTCGAACGCTCCGGGCCGTACCGGACGAGCGTGCTGCTGCCGGACCACGTCCGGGATCCGCTCACCCTGCTGGCGCTGCGGATCAACGGCGAGGAACTGACCCTGGACCACGGTTACCCGTGCCGGATCATCGCGCCGACCCGACCGGGTGTGCTGCAGACCAAGTGGGTCACCGCGCTTCGGGTACGGCCATGA
- a CDS encoding TIGR04282 family arsenosugar biosynthesis glycosyltransferase, with protein sequence MTPPHPVLLVLAKAPVAGAVKTRLTPPASPAQAAEIAACALLDTLDAVAATPAVTPVIALAGDLSRATRGGQIRQALSGWTVLDQHGATFADRLCNAHLDVAARFPGQPVLQIGMDTPHLHWTLLDAAARRLDGGTQALLGAALDGGWWALGLHDPVDAQALRTVPTSRPDTGARTRRALGEWGLLVDALPSMSDVDTMADAVTVAATVPGGRFAAAVFDLRDSWLVPVREQR encoded by the coding sequence ATGACGCCCCCGCACCCGGTGCTGCTGGTGCTCGCGAAGGCGCCGGTTGCCGGGGCGGTGAAGACCCGGCTGACTCCCCCGGCCAGCCCCGCGCAGGCAGCGGAGATCGCCGCCTGCGCCCTGCTGGACACGCTCGACGCGGTGGCGGCGACCCCTGCGGTGACCCCGGTGATCGCCCTGGCCGGCGACCTGTCCCGGGCGACCAGGGGCGGGCAGATCCGGCAGGCCCTGTCCGGCTGGACGGTGCTGGACCAGCACGGGGCGACCTTCGCCGACCGGTTGTGCAACGCCCACCTGGACGTCGCCGCCCGGTTCCCGGGACAGCCGGTGCTCCAGATCGGGATGGACACCCCGCACCTGCACTGGACCCTGCTGGACGCCGCCGCACGCCGGCTCGACGGCGGCACGCAGGCGTTGCTCGGTGCCGCCCTGGACGGCGGCTGGTGGGCGCTGGGACTGCACGACCCGGTCGACGCCCAGGCACTGCGTACGGTGCCGACGTCGCGTCCGGACACCGGTGCCCGTACGCGCAGGGCGCTGGGCGAGTGGGGTCTGCTGGTCGACGCACTGCCGTCGATGTCCGACGTCGACACCATGGCCGACGCGGTCACGGTCGCCGCCACGGTGCCCGGCGGGCGGTTCGCCGCGGCCGTGTTCGACTTGCGCGACTCCTGGCTGGTGCCGGTACGGGAGCAGCGATGA
- a CDS encoding glycosyltransferase: MTESPRVDVVLPCLDEAAALPGLLRRLPAGYRAIVVDNGSRDGSPEVAARHGALVVAEARRGYGAAVDTGLRAATAEIVCVLDADGSLDPADLPALVALVERGAADLAVGRRVPVGRGAWPWHARAGNLALAAMIRRRGAPVHDIAPVRAVRREDLLRLDVRDRAFGYPLELLARAAADGWRIVERPVVYRPRAAGTSSKVSGSVRGSLRAARDMARVLA; encoded by the coding sequence GTGACCGAATCACCCCGGGTGGACGTGGTGCTGCCATGCCTCGACGAGGCGGCGGCCCTGCCCGGTCTGCTGCGCCGGTTGCCGGCCGGCTACCGGGCGATCGTGGTCGACAACGGCTCCCGGGACGGGTCGCCGGAGGTGGCCGCCCGGCACGGCGCGCTGGTGGTGGCCGAGGCCCGCCGTGGGTACGGCGCGGCCGTCGACACCGGGCTGCGCGCCGCCACCGCCGAGATCGTGTGTGTGCTCGACGCGGACGGTTCACTCGATCCGGCCGACCTGCCGGCGCTGGTCGCCCTGGTCGAGCGGGGCGCGGCGGATCTCGCCGTGGGCCGGCGGGTCCCGGTCGGGCGGGGCGCCTGGCCGTGGCACGCGCGGGCCGGGAACCTGGCCCTGGCGGCCATGATCAGGCGACGCGGTGCACCGGTGCACGACATCGCCCCGGTCCGGGCGGTACGCCGCGAAGACCTGCTCCGCCTGGACGTACGCGACCGGGCGTTCGGCTACCCGTTGGAGTTGCTGGCCCGGGCGGCGGCGGACGGGTGGCGGATCGTCGAACGCCCGGTGGTCTACCGCCCGCGTGCCGCCGGCACCTCCTCCAAGGTCTCCGGTTCCGTACGCGGCAGCCTGCGGGCGGCCCGTGACATGGCCCGGGTGCTGGCATGA
- a CDS encoding carbonic anhydrase — protein MLETGLQWPASPAAALELLLEGNKRFISGNRLHPHQDADRRTALAPAQRPFAVLFGCSDSRLAAEIIFDRGLGDLFVVRTAGHVVGAEVLGSIEYAVAALDTPLIAVLGHDSCGAIAATLAAIERGITPAGFMRDVVERVMLSVLPVREQAITNPDIAVEEHVRYTVDMLAHRSAVIAERLADGRVGVVGLSYRLAEGSVRRVGAFGV, from the coding sequence ATGTTGGAGACGGGTCTGCAGTGGCCGGCGAGCCCGGCGGCGGCGTTGGAGTTGCTCCTGGAGGGCAACAAGCGTTTCATCAGCGGGAATCGCCTTCATCCGCACCAGGACGCCGACCGTCGGACGGCCCTGGCGCCGGCTCAGCGGCCGTTCGCGGTGCTGTTCGGCTGTTCCGACTCCCGGCTGGCCGCCGAGATCATCTTCGATCGTGGCCTGGGTGACCTGTTCGTGGTCCGTACGGCGGGACACGTGGTCGGGGCGGAGGTGCTGGGCAGCATCGAGTACGCCGTCGCGGCACTGGACACGCCGCTGATCGCGGTGCTCGGGCACGACTCCTGCGGCGCCATCGCCGCCACCCTGGCCGCCATCGAACGGGGCATCACCCCGGCCGGGTTCATGCGGGACGTGGTCGAGCGGGTGATGCTGAGCGTGCTCCCGGTACGCGAACAGGCGATCACCAACCCGGACATCGCGGTCGAGGAACACGTCCGATACACCGTGGACATGCTGGCGCACCGGTCGGCTGTGATCGCCGAGCGGTTGGCCGACGGCAGGGTCGGGGTGGTCGGTCTGTCGTACCGGCTGGCCGAGGGCAGCGTGCGCCGAGTGGGCGCCTTCGGGGTGTAA
- a CDS encoding SRPBCC domain-containing protein has product MTDIRTEVELRHPVDRVWRSLTDQQFLEKWLGATDLLPENGAPFELRPIGLPGLDGEVNGAVVEVDEPRRLVLRWRENGVRVLVTFELAETEQGSRLTVRQSGTDGHWTAEQDEQRQQGFQQLLAGPLPAVLDWLAFREVDFTSETDMTDVPDDTADDADRWAGTPTGADPERRRRRLTAGLIAAAILLGGVMVVFAVLRPNASTTTAAPQASTGTASGSPGASPAPPSEPGAVASMAGAPRATPTGSAPASPSATPTPATTPAPPTAGAPAAGNAPPPGQPNLDARYNRASNELLGYTGEIVLTNSGTAEAAQWSVTVVLHGGATVVDASGANHDQKGRTVTFTGSAVPAGGSARFTFQVNAALSERQPESCRVGDRACAGV; this is encoded by the coding sequence GTGACCGATATCCGGACAGAGGTCGAACTGCGCCACCCGGTGGACCGGGTCTGGCGCTCGCTGACCGACCAACAGTTCCTCGAGAAGTGGCTCGGCGCCACCGACCTGCTGCCCGAGAACGGCGCCCCGTTCGAACTGCGACCGATCGGGCTACCCGGACTCGACGGGGAGGTCAACGGCGCGGTGGTCGAGGTCGACGAGCCCCGCCGGCTGGTCCTGCGCTGGCGGGAGAACGGCGTACGGGTGCTGGTCACGTTCGAGTTGGCCGAGACCGAACAGGGGTCCCGGCTGACCGTACGGCAGTCCGGCACGGACGGGCACTGGACCGCCGAGCAGGACGAGCAGCGCCAGCAGGGCTTCCAGCAACTGCTCGCCGGCCCGCTGCCGGCCGTACTCGACTGGCTCGCGTTCCGCGAGGTCGACTTCACCTCCGAGACCGACATGACCGACGTACCGGACGACACGGCGGACGACGCTGACCGGTGGGCCGGCACGCCCACCGGTGCCGACCCGGAGCGACGCCGACGGCGGCTGACCGCCGGGCTGATCGCCGCCGCGATCCTGCTCGGCGGCGTGATGGTGGTGTTCGCGGTCCTGCGGCCGAACGCCTCGACCACCACCGCCGCCCCGCAGGCGTCGACCGGGACCGCGTCCGGCTCCCCCGGCGCCAGCCCGGCACCCCCATCCGAGCCGGGCGCCGTCGCGTCCATGGCCGGCGCACCCCGGGCGACCCCGACGGGATCGGCACCAGCGAGCCCCTCCGCGACGCCGACCCCCGCGACAACCCCGGCCCCGCCCACCGCCGGTGCGCCGGCCGCCGGCAACGCCCCGCCACCCGGCCAACCCAACCTCGACGCGCGGTACAACCGCGCCTCCAACGAACTGCTCGGCTACACCGGCGAGATCGTGCTGACCAACTCCGGTACGGCCGAGGCGGCCCAGTGGTCGGTCACCGTTGTCCTGCACGGCGGCGCCACGGTGGTCGACGCCTCCGGTGCGAACCACGACCAGAAGGGGCGCACCGTCACGTTCACCGGTTCGGCCGTACCCGCGGGCGGCTCGGCCCGGTTCACCTTCCAGGTGAACGCGGCACTCAGCGAACGTCAGCCGGAGAGCTGCCGGGTGGGTGATCGCGCCTGCGCCGGGGTGTGA
- a CDS encoding hemolysin family protein: MGGHATELALVLLLVLINAAFAGSEMALVSLREGQLRTLARGSRGGRILARLARDPNRFLATTQIGITLAGFLASAAAAVSLAQPLIGPLGFLGGAARPVAVVLVTAILTFVTLVLGELAPKRIAMQRAERWGLLVARPLDLFATLVRPVVWLLSVTTNLVVRVFGADPHATREDINPEELRELVVSQRGVSPQQREILTGAFEIADRTLREILVPRGEVTSLPATMPIEQALHRMAETGRSRAPVTGPSGLDDVIGVVHIRDLVGGPCRVDERARTAVFLPETLRVADAMRQLRQQRHQLALVVDERGAIDGLVTMEDLLAEVVGELYDETDRDVEAVVREADGALLVPGTFPLHDLPDLGITLRVPLTGEYTTLAGLMLARLGHLPTAPGETLRLPGLTAQVVEVGGHAIRTVRLRTGDDRGPADGSDDKR; this comes from the coding sequence GTGGGCGGACACGCCACGGAGTTGGCACTGGTGCTGCTGCTGGTCCTGATCAACGCGGCCTTCGCCGGCAGTGAGATGGCGCTGGTGTCGTTGCGGGAGGGCCAGTTGCGTACGTTGGCACGGGGTTCGCGCGGTGGGCGGATCCTGGCCCGGCTGGCCCGCGATCCGAACCGGTTCCTGGCCACCACCCAGATCGGCATCACCCTGGCCGGGTTCCTCGCCTCCGCGGCGGCGGCGGTCTCGCTCGCCCAGCCGTTGATCGGCCCGTTGGGCTTTCTCGGCGGCGCCGCCCGACCGGTCGCGGTGGTGCTGGTGACCGCCATCCTGACCTTCGTCACGCTGGTGCTCGGCGAACTGGCCCCCAAGCGGATCGCGATGCAGCGGGCCGAGCGGTGGGGTCTGCTGGTCGCCCGGCCGCTGGACCTGTTCGCGACCCTGGTACGGCCGGTGGTCTGGCTGCTCAGCGTCACCACGAACCTGGTGGTCCGGGTCTTCGGCGCCGACCCGCACGCGACCCGGGAGGACATCAACCCCGAGGAACTGCGTGAGCTGGTGGTCAGCCAGCGGGGGGTGTCGCCGCAGCAGCGGGAGATTCTCACCGGGGCGTTCGAGATCGCCGATCGGACCCTGCGGGAGATCCTGGTACCCCGGGGCGAGGTCACCAGCCTGCCCGCGACGATGCCGATCGAGCAGGCCCTGCACCGGATGGCGGAGACGGGCAGGTCCCGGGCGCCGGTGACCGGCCCGTCCGGGCTGGACGACGTGATCGGGGTGGTGCACATCCGCGACCTGGTCGGTGGTCCCTGCCGGGTCGACGAGCGGGCCCGGACGGCGGTGTTCCTGCCCGAGACGCTGCGGGTCGCCGACGCGATGCGTCAGCTGCGCCAGCAACGCCACCAGCTCGCCCTGGTGGTGGACGAACGGGGTGCCATCGACGGGCTGGTCACGATGGAGGACCTGCTCGCGGAGGTGGTCGGCGAGTTGTACGACGAAACCGACCGGGACGTCGAGGCGGTGGTTCGGGAGGCGGACGGGGCGCTGCTGGTGCCGGGAACCTTCCCCCTGCACGATCTGCCCGATCTCGGCATCACCCTGCGGGTTCCGCTCACCGGGGAGTACACCACCCTGGCCGGTCTGATGCTGGCCCGGCTGGGGCACCTGCCCACGGCCCCCGGCGAGACGTTGCGGCTACCGGGACTGACCGCGCAGGTGGTCGAGGTCGGCGGTCACGCCATCCGCACCGTACGGCTGCGTACCGGCGACGATCGTGGGCCGGCTGACGGGTCGGACGACAAGCGGTGA
- a CDS encoding amidophosphoribosyltransferase — MSVLAGLAVIFFGTSEGQGVSTAILVLAAVAGLIVWHLTKPGNTSTS; from the coding sequence CTGTCGGTCCTGGCGGGACTGGCGGTGATCTTCTTCGGCACCAGCGAGGGTCAGGGCGTGTCCACCGCCATCCTGGTGCTGGCGGCGGTCGCCGGGCTGATCGTCTGGCACCTCACCAAACCGGGCAACACCTCGACGAGCTGA
- a CDS encoding phosphatidylethanolamine-binding protein, which translates to MPGPRPGSNAYDVERARLRKLIEDSGRAVDKGANTVANQVLQDDRGQRGVLRSERGRGPKGERGRGERS; encoded by the coding sequence ATGCCAGGACCACGACCGGGCAGCAACGCGTACGACGTTGAACGGGCGCGGCTGCGCAAACTGATCGAGGATTCCGGACGCGCCGTCGACAAGGGCGCCAACACCGTCGCGAACCAGGTCCTACAGGACGACCGGGGCCAACGGGGTGTGCTGCGCAGTGAACGCGGGCGCGGTCCCAAGGGCGAACGCGGACGCGGCGAGCGGAGCTGA
- a CDS encoding universal stress protein has product MDVPSGAPVVVGVDGSPTGLNAVRLGVDEALRRSCPLRVVHAFVWPKLKVSGKPSPAGPAEGGLRRQAERVVAEAVDEARAAAPDLRVTGEVVAGFATAVLVGESTAAALVVIGDHGLGGLTSLIIGSVAVQVTAHAASPVLVARGRPDPSGPVVVGIDGSHRSTAALAFAVDEAAMRGTHVVAVHAYRHPVSTQAGDVLPTVHDRDALRDDEGRVLAESVAGWRERYPQVEINRQLIPGRAAPALVELSRYAQLVVVGGHGRGPLGALLLGSVSQHVLHHADSPVMVVRETEPAQPEPHAQTVTDARRDADL; this is encoded by the coding sequence GTGGACGTACCGAGCGGAGCGCCGGTGGTGGTCGGCGTGGACGGCTCGCCGACCGGTCTGAACGCGGTCCGGCTGGGCGTGGACGAGGCGCTGCGCCGATCCTGCCCGCTGCGGGTGGTGCACGCCTTCGTCTGGCCGAAACTCAAGGTCTCCGGCAAGCCGTCACCGGCCGGACCGGCCGAGGGCGGGCTGCGCCGACAGGCCGAGCGGGTGGTGGCCGAGGCGGTCGACGAGGCCCGTGCCGCCGCGCCGGATCTCCGGGTCACCGGCGAGGTGGTGGCCGGTTTCGCCACCGCCGTGCTGGTCGGTGAGTCGACCGCCGCCGCCCTGGTGGTCATCGGCGACCACGGCCTCGGTGGCCTCACCAGCCTGATCATCGGCTCGGTCGCGGTCCAGGTCACCGCCCACGCGGCCAGCCCGGTCCTGGTCGCCCGGGGCCGGCCCGACCCGAGCGGTCCGGTCGTGGTCGGGATCGACGGCTCCCACCGGTCGACCGCCGCGCTGGCCTTCGCCGTCGACGAGGCCGCGATGCGGGGAACCCATGTGGTGGCGGTGCACGCCTACCGCCACCCGGTCTCCACCCAGGCCGGGGACGTCCTGCCGACCGTGCACGACCGGGACGCGCTGCGCGACGACGAGGGCCGGGTACTCGCCGAGTCGGTCGCCGGGTGGCGTGAGCGCTATCCCCAGGTGGAGATCAACCGGCAACTGATACCGGGACGGGCGGCGCCCGCCCTGGTGGAACTCTCGCGGTACGCCCAACTGGTGGTGGTCGGCGGCCACGGTCGGGGTCCGCTCGGTGCCCTGCTGCTCGGTTCGGTCAGCCAGCACGTCCTGCACCACGCGGACAGCCCGGTGATGGTCGTACGCGAGACCGAGCCGGCGCAACCGGAGCCGCACGCCCAGACGGTCACCGACGCCAGGCGCGACGCCGACCTCTGA
- a CDS encoding alpha/beta hydrolase family esterase, with translation MRRIMLWVTALCLLFGLASCDTGEPSAPPVASSPAVQPAPGKHRLTLDHDGVTRRYRVHAPTGYDRATPVPLVIALHPYPGEGLGLSQMIGLDDKAERENFLVAYPDGVNGGFNALVCCGSADDVGFLRALTEHLVDAWGVDPDRVYLTGISNGGDLSFRAAVEATGVFAAIGAVSGGYIGASAAKTDYVPRSPVSVITFIGGQDRYAERFRTGVAAWRERLRCVPATPPPAPVAEAITLTRTRCADGSDVDVYVLDRMGHSWPGAKTGSIAAPEAGLVATDLLWEFFAAHPRLS, from the coding sequence GTGCGACGGATCATGCTCTGGGTGACGGCGTTGTGCCTCCTGTTCGGCCTCGCGTCCTGCGACACCGGGGAGCCGTCGGCACCCCCGGTCGCCTCCTCCCCCGCCGTACAACCCGCACCCGGCAAACACCGGTTGACGCTCGACCACGACGGGGTCACCCGCAGGTACCGGGTGCACGCGCCCACGGGTTACGACCGGGCAACCCCCGTCCCGCTGGTGATCGCTCTGCACCCGTATCCCGGGGAGGGGCTGGGCCTGAGTCAGATGATCGGCCTGGACGACAAGGCCGAACGGGAGAACTTCCTGGTCGCGTACCCGGACGGGGTCAACGGCGGGTTCAACGCCCTGGTCTGCTGCGGCAGCGCCGACGACGTGGGTTTCCTCAGGGCCCTCACCGAACACCTCGTCGATGCCTGGGGGGTGGATCCGGACCGGGTGTACCTCACCGGCATCTCCAACGGCGGCGACCTGAGCTTCCGGGCCGCGGTCGAGGCGACCGGCGTGTTCGCCGCGATCGGCGCGGTCAGCGGCGGGTACATCGGGGCGTCCGCCGCGAAGACCGACTACGTCCCGCGCAGCCCGGTCTCGGTGATCACCTTCATCGGTGGCCAGGACCGCTACGCCGAACGGTTCCGGACCGGGGTCGCCGCGTGGCGGGAGCGGCTGCGCTGCGTACCGGCGACACCCCCGCCCGCACCGGTGGCCGAGGCGATCACCCTGACCCGCACCCGGTGCGCCGACGGCAGCGACGTCGACGTGTACGTGCTCGACCGGATGGGCCACTCCTGGCCCGGTGCGAAGACCGGCTCGATCGCGGCACCGGAGGCGGGACTGGTCGCGACCGACCTCCTCTGGGAGTTCTTCGCCGCCCATCCCCGGCTGTCGTGA